The Methanomassiliicoccales archaeon genome has a segment encoding these proteins:
- a CDS encoding GNAT family N-acetyltransferase: MASNRTKANGKKTTTAEEAVRSIGRGKTIFIGTGCGEPQALVMALIAESENLGDNEIVQTLSLGLMPYNEERFNDRFRLNAFFIGPNVRYAVNDGRADYTPVNLSQISRMFDSGKIIIDVALIQVSPPDANGDCSLGVSVDITKSAAENAEMVIAQVNHNMPRTHGDSLINLSEIDYVVEIDEPIFEWRPEREEKMEVLTKLGKYLSDLVPDGATLQIGYGSTPDAAIKYLTKKKDLGVHTELLSDGLVSLIESGAVNGSRKSLDNGKVVASFVMGTQHVYDFINDNPVIEMRPSSYTNDPCIIGRQESMISINSALQVDLTGQVCADQLGNKFFSGLGGHVDFMRGAARSKGGKPIIAMPSTARDGSVSRIMPTLDQGSAVTTTRGDVHYVVTEYGIAELHGKSISQRALALISIAHPKFRPQLLAHAKSLGYVFKDVSGMTFTGSIYPEQYEAVLVMKGVEVYFRPAKLTDEPMIKEMFYSLSEATMYQRYMGPKKQMPHKEIQRLIDIDYEGTITVIAMTKDGDHFHVIGMASYDVDKANNSAEVAFVVVDRWQNKGIGMQFMDMLIRIAKDKGVKAFTAELLSENFRMLDMFYRTGLKVEARLVEDTYMVNMDLWSK, translated from the coding sequence ATGGCATCTAACCGGACCAAGGCCAATGGAAAAAAGACCACGACGGCTGAAGAAGCCGTCCGCTCCATCGGTCGAGGAAAGACCATTTTCATCGGCACCGGTTGCGGCGAACCGCAGGCCCTGGTCATGGCGCTCATCGCCGAGTCGGAGAACCTGGGGGACAATGAGATCGTCCAGACCTTGTCGTTGGGATTGATGCCATACAATGAGGAAAGGTTCAACGATCGGTTCCGGCTCAACGCATTCTTCATTGGTCCCAACGTCCGATACGCCGTGAACGACGGCAGGGCTGACTATACGCCAGTGAATCTGTCGCAGATCAGCAGGATGTTCGATTCTGGCAAGATAATCATAGACGTTGCCCTTATCCAGGTGTCTCCTCCAGACGCAAACGGGGATTGTTCTTTGGGAGTGTCCGTCGACATAACCAAATCGGCCGCCGAGAATGCCGAGATGGTCATCGCGCAAGTCAACCACAACATGCCTCGGACCCATGGGGATTCCCTCATCAACCTATCCGAGATCGACTATGTGGTAGAGATCGATGAGCCGATCTTCGAATGGAGACCAGAACGAGAGGAGAAGATGGAGGTCCTCACGAAGCTGGGGAAGTACCTGTCCGATCTGGTCCCTGACGGGGCCACGCTTCAGATCGGATATGGTTCCACGCCGGACGCAGCGATCAAATACCTGACCAAAAAAAAGGATCTGGGTGTTCATACGGAACTCCTCTCGGACGGTCTGGTCTCCCTCATAGAGTCTGGTGCGGTGAACGGTTCGAGAAAGTCGTTGGACAATGGCAAGGTGGTGGCCTCCTTCGTGATGGGGACCCAGCACGTCTACGACTTCATCAACGATAACCCGGTCATCGAGATGCGGCCATCATCGTATACCAATGATCCTTGCATCATCGGTCGCCAGGAGAGCATGATCTCCATAAACTCGGCCCTGCAGGTCGACCTCACAGGACAGGTGTGCGCAGACCAGCTGGGCAACAAGTTCTTCTCAGGTCTGGGCGGTCACGTCGATTTCATGCGTGGAGCAGCTCGTTCGAAGGGCGGCAAGCCGATCATCGCCATGCCATCCACCGCCAGGGACGGGTCGGTATCGAGGATAATGCCCACCCTCGACCAGGGGTCGGCGGTGACCACCACCAGGGGCGATGTTCATTACGTCGTCACAGAGTACGGTATCGCGGAACTGCATGGCAAGAGCATTTCCCAGAGAGCCCTGGCGCTCATCTCCATCGCTCACCCGAAGTTCCGGCCGCAGCTTCTGGCGCATGCGAAATCGCTCGGTTATGTGTTCAAGGACGTTTCCGGTATGACCTTCACCGGATCTATCTATCCAGAGCAGTACGAGGCCGTCCTGGTCATGAAAGGCGTGGAGGTCTATTTCCGCCCGGCGAAGTTGACCGACGAGCCCATGATCAAGGAGATGTTCTATTCACTTTCTGAGGCGACCATGTATCAGCGTTACATGGGGCCAAAGAAGCAGATGCCCCACAAGGAGATCCAGCGGCTGATCGACATCGACTATGAGGGGACGATAACGGTCATCGCCATGACCAAGGACGGAGACCATTTCCACGTGATCGGTATGGCCTCGTACGACGTGGACAAGGCTAACAACTCAGCCGAGGTGGCGTTCGTCGTTGTGGATCGTTGGCAGAACAAGGGCATCGGCATGCAGTTCATGGACATGCTGATCAGGATCGCCAAGGACAAAGGGGTCAAGGCGTTCACCGCGGAGCTTCTCTCTGAGAACTTCCGTATGCTGGACATGTTCTACCGCACTGGCCTCAAGGTAGAGGCCCGGCTGGTAGAGGACACCTACATGGTCAACATGGACCTTTGGTCCAAGTGA
- the acs gene encoding acetate--CoA ligase produces the protein MTDQHTIESVMEEDRRFDPPIEFSEKALVKSFDEYKAIYDESIKDPEGFWAKQADIIHWYSRWHKLFSWDKAEAKIKWFEGGQTNVAYNCLDRHTFGPRKNKAAIIWQGEKDEEVVTLTYQQLLNEVCKFANVLKSKGVQKGDRVSIYMPMIPELAIAMLACARIGAIHSIVFGGFSSESLRDRINDSDCKVLITADGNHRGGKPVNLKVNADMALEKGGPVECVIVVKRSGAEVEMEAGRDCWYHEEMAKASLFNEPTWMDAEDPLFILYTSGSTGKPKGVLHTTGGYLMFAAMTHKYIFDVHEEDTYWCTADIGWITGHSYIVYGPLCNGATTLMFEGIPTYPQPDRFWQIVEKFKVNTFYTAPTAIRSLMREGEKWPKSRDLSSLRLLGSVGEPINPEAWMWYHHNIGQERCPIVDTWWQTETGGILISPLPGATQTKPGSATKPFFGVEPAIFKEDGTEAAVNEGGYLVIKKPWPGIMRTVYGQHDRFKDTYWTRFPGYYFTGDSARMDKDGYVWIMGRVDDVIKVSGHRIGAAEVESALVSHPKVAEAAVVPVAHDIKGEAIYAYVTLKSGVEESDQLKKDLVLHVRRMVGPIASPDTIQFASAMPKTRSGKIMRRILRKIASGQAEELGDVSTLADPSVVGKLVEDHKLQTKK, from the coding sequence ATGACCGACCAGCATACCATCGAATCAGTCATGGAAGAGGATAGACGCTTCGACCCACCGATCGAGTTCAGCGAGAAGGCCTTGGTGAAGAGCTTCGACGAATACAAGGCGATCTATGACGAATCGATAAAGGACCCGGAAGGGTTCTGGGCAAAGCAGGCCGATATCATCCACTGGTACTCCAGATGGCACAAGCTTTTCAGCTGGGATAAGGCAGAGGCCAAGATAAAGTGGTTCGAGGGCGGGCAGACCAATGTCGCCTATAATTGCCTGGACCGCCACACGTTCGGCCCGAGGAAGAACAAAGCGGCCATCATCTGGCAGGGAGAGAAGGACGAGGAGGTCGTCACCCTGACCTATCAACAGCTGCTGAACGAGGTCTGCAAGTTCGCCAACGTCCTGAAGTCCAAGGGAGTGCAGAAGGGCGATCGGGTCTCCATCTACATGCCCATGATCCCGGAGCTGGCGATCGCCATGCTGGCGTGCGCCAGGATCGGGGCGATCCACAGCATCGTTTTCGGTGGGTTCTCGTCCGAGTCCCTGAGGGACAGGATCAACGACAGCGACTGCAAGGTGCTGATCACGGCCGATGGCAATCACCGCGGGGGCAAACCGGTCAATCTGAAGGTCAATGCCGACATGGCCCTGGAGAAGGGCGGACCGGTCGAATGCGTCATCGTGGTCAAACGTTCTGGCGCAGAGGTCGAAATGGAAGCTGGACGGGATTGCTGGTACCATGAGGAGATGGCCAAGGCCTCACTATTCAATGAACCGACCTGGATGGATGCGGAGGACCCTCTGTTCATACTCTATACCAGCGGCTCTACCGGCAAGCCCAAGGGAGTGCTGCACACCACCGGAGGCTATCTGATGTTCGCGGCCATGACCCATAAGTACATCTTCGATGTCCATGAGGAGGACACCTACTGGTGCACTGCCGATATAGGCTGGATCACCGGACACTCCTACATCGTCTATGGGCCGCTGTGCAATGGCGCCACCACGCTGATGTTCGAGGGAATCCCGACCTATCCGCAGCCAGACCGGTTCTGGCAGATCGTGGAGAAGTTCAAGGTCAATACCTTCTACACCGCGCCAACGGCCATCCGTTCCCTGATGCGGGAGGGCGAGAAGTGGCCCAAGTCGAGGGACCTGTCGTCCCTCAGACTGCTCGGTTCGGTCGGCGAACCGATCAACCCAGAGGCTTGGATGTGGTACCATCACAACATCGGACAGGAAAGGTGCCCCATCGTCGACACCTGGTGGCAGACCGAGACCGGGGGCATACTGATCAGCCCACTGCCTGGAGCGACCCAGACCAAGCCGGGATCGGCCACGAAACCGTTCTTCGGCGTGGAGCCGGCGATCTTCAAGGAGGACGGCACGGAGGCGGCTGTCAACGAAGGAGGATACCTCGTGATAAAGAAGCCGTGGCCAGGGATCATGAGGACCGTGTATGGTCAGCATGACCGGTTCAAGGATACCTACTGGACCAGGTTCCCAGGCTATTATTTCACCGGCGATTCTGCGCGCATGGACAAGGACGGGTACGTGTGGATCATGGGAAGGGTTGACGACGTCATCAAGGTCTCTGGACACCGGATCGGTGCAGCGGAGGTCGAGTCGGCCCTGGTCTCCCATCCGAAGGTTGCGGAGGCCGCGGTGGTCCCGGTGGCCCACGACATCAAGGGAGAGGCCATCTACGCATACGTCACCCTCAAGTCCGGGGTCGAGGAATCGGACCAGCTCAAGAAGGACCTGGTCCTGCATGTGAGGCGGATGGTCGGACCGATCGCTTCGCCTGACACAATCCAGTTTGCCTCAGCCATGCCCAAGACCCGCAGCGGCAAGATCATGAGGAGGATCCTTAGAAAGATCGCCTCCGGCCAGGCGGAAGAACTGGGCGACGTGAGCACCCTGGCCGACCCGAGCGTGGTCGGCAAGCTGGTGGAGGACCACAAGCTCCAGACAAAGAAGTGA
- a CDS encoding helix-turn-helix domain-containing protein: protein MHALETSRLLTEEYSAKILLATMGKPKSAFELSDKLGIPIAACYRKIKLLEDSGLMFCAERRLTQAGKRISMYKSNVRNAQIVFERNKIRAKIEMIDGTTQDASYDIDMSAFLEMSKQPA from the coding sequence ATGCACGCTCTCGAAACATCGAGGTTATTGACGGAGGAGTATTCGGCAAAGATACTCCTTGCCACTATGGGAAAGCCAAAAAGCGCGTTCGAACTAAGCGACAAGTTAGGAATTCCAATCGCTGCTTGTTACCGTAAGATCAAGCTGCTCGAAGATTCCGGTCTGATGTTCTGCGCTGAGAGAAGGCTTACCCAGGCTGGTAAGAGGATTAGCATGTACAAGTCGAACGTAAGGAACGCTCAGATCGTGTTCGAAAGGAACAAGATCAGGGCAAAGATAGAGATGATCGACGGTACGACACAGGACGCGTCGTATGACATAGACATGTCGGCATTCCTGGAGATGTCAAAACAACCCGCTTGA
- a CDS encoding response regulator yields the protein MCRAIDVLLIEDNPADAYLACEYLRDTGFSINVTKLQDGRAAIDYVEQVRKGSKRMPDLVLLDLNLPKQNGQEVLEFIRRQDSDVTVVIYSGSTSPMDRQRAEDSNVNGYLVKPMTGDEMDEVVFQLKKVLKSIQAGFGPCNST from the coding sequence ATGTGCAGGGCCATCGATGTCTTGTTGATCGAGGATAACCCAGCCGATGCGTACCTGGCGTGTGAATATCTGCGTGATACTGGTTTCTCAATAAATGTCACAAAGTTGCAGGATGGAAGGGCAGCGATCGATTACGTTGAGCAGGTACGCAAAGGTTCCAAACGAATGCCTGACCTGGTTCTTCTCGACCTGAACCTCCCCAAACAGAACGGTCAGGAGGTGCTAGAGTTCATAAGGCGTCAGGACAGCGATGTGACGGTCGTCATCTACAGCGGATCGACCTCCCCCATGGACCGGCAGCGGGCCGAAGACAGTAATGTCAACGGTTACCTGGTCAAGCCAATGACCGGCGACGAAATGGACGAGGTCGTATTTCAACTCAAAAAGGTCCTCAAAAGCATCCAGGCTGGTTTTGGGCCATGTAATAGTACATGA
- a CDS encoding DMT family transporter: MRKRIVTSDESAALLITIISSAMLGSSYVAAKMGVSSVDPFLFGAIAMGVGTLVILAFMAWRRSLKLSMFKRWEFWTAPVLNTVVVASQYIGLTMTTAAVAGLIVGSNVIFVAIFSRLAFGERLGRNRTIGLIIGFLGLVTLTTKWELTTLNGDQLLGDLLILVSAVFIALVVIMSRVALRHMEYDQWSLSLHMFLPLTLLIMALTVGNVDHYSGDALPLTLYVGIMCSTVPTMLWVKALKHISVVTSATVLMLESTFAVVLSWLVLGEQIDQFVLCGALLTFLAIVLVAKQD, encoded by the coding sequence ATGAGAAAAAGGATCGTAACCTCTGACGAATCCGCGGCGCTGTTGATCACCATAATATCGAGCGCCATGCTCGGCTCCTCTTATGTGGCCGCCAAGATGGGGGTCAGTAGCGTGGATCCATTCCTTTTCGGAGCCATCGCCATGGGGGTGGGCACCCTGGTCATACTGGCGTTCATGGCGTGGAGGCGCTCCTTGAAGCTATCCATGTTCAAACGATGGGAGTTCTGGACCGCGCCAGTCCTCAACACCGTCGTCGTGGCCAGCCAATACATAGGACTCACCATGACCACGGCAGCGGTTGCCGGGCTCATCGTAGGCTCCAATGTGATTTTTGTGGCGATCTTCTCCCGCCTCGCCTTCGGGGAAAGGCTGGGAAGGAACCGCACCATCGGACTTATCATAGGGTTCCTGGGGCTGGTCACGCTCACCACCAAATGGGAATTGACGACGCTGAACGGTGACCAGTTGTTGGGAGACCTGCTTATCCTCGTGTCAGCGGTGTTCATAGCTCTGGTGGTCATCATGTCGAGGGTCGCCCTGAGACATATGGAATATGATCAATGGTCCTTGAGCCTCCACATGTTCCTTCCATTGACCTTGCTCATCATGGCATTGACCGTGGGAAATGTCGATCACTATAGTGGGGATGCCTTACCGCTGACGCTCTATGTCGGGATCATGTGCTCAACCGTGCCCACGATGCTTTGGGTCAAGGCCTTGAAACATATCAGCGTGGTCACTTCCGCGACCGTTCTCATGCTGGAATCCACCTTTGCTGTCGTCCTGAGCTGGTTGGTGTTGGGGGAACAGATAGACCAGTTCGTGTTATGCGGCGCATTGCTGACGTTCTTGGCCATCGTTCTAGTGGCAAAACAGGACTAG
- a CDS encoding phosphatase PAP2 family protein — MGMNDEAAPEKNKIFSRRSWIWLGGILAACVVLTLILQLKEITNIDVWLFTEVREQYETALKSFFRVFTDLGALNVWFLAVPLLWAIRRKKEAGAVFIALLMVILIAWGMKYGIDRPRPFEVIQAVDPVYRPTDPSFPSGHAMTVFACALAIGLKWRKALIPLLVLAAAVGYSRVYIGVHYPYDVASGALIGIMIGLFVNSLDLSRIIHWIEVRFSYVRRKIGIARKPD, encoded by the coding sequence ATGGGGATGAACGACGAGGCGGCACCGGAGAAGAACAAGATCTTTTCACGTAGGTCCTGGATATGGCTTGGAGGGATCTTGGCAGCCTGCGTTGTCCTAACGCTGATCCTACAGCTAAAGGAGATCACAAATATTGACGTGTGGCTTTTCACCGAGGTCAGAGAGCAATATGAGACGGCCTTGAAATCCTTCTTCAGGGTCTTCACCGATCTGGGAGCCCTTAACGTATGGTTCCTTGCCGTGCCTTTGCTCTGGGCCATCCGCAGGAAGAAAGAGGCCGGGGCGGTGTTCATCGCCCTGTTGATGGTCATACTGATCGCGTGGGGGATGAAATACGGGATCGACCGGCCAAGGCCGTTCGAAGTGATCCAGGCAGTCGACCCGGTCTATAGACCGACAGATCCGTCGTTCCCTTCGGGTCACGCCATGACCGTCTTCGCCTGCGCACTGGCAATAGGGCTGAAATGGCGAAAGGCATTGATCCCGTTACTGGTCTTGGCCGCGGCCGTAGGATATAGTCGAGTGTATATTGGAGTGCATTACCCCTATGATGTGGCCAGCGGAGCGCTCATCGGTATAATGATCGGCCTTTTTGTGAACAGCCTCGATCTTTCCAGGATCATCCACTGGATTGAGGTTCGGTTCAGTTACGTCAGGCGGAAGATCGGGATCGCACGCAAGCCGGATTAG
- a CDS encoding Ig-like domain-containing protein yields MKRNLIAIVLVGAVILAAAMIAPVLGSPGGVGNKNLQANSCSAHNIVSTSNTVTVTASKLNPAPSEQITVTASLSGSGGSGSKAGIALFTALSGSSGTAPADKGWTIVTDPSGTTYNYNEKSYSGSASFAWTMKAPAAAGTYSIYARAYMGPTFNYKDAAAPLTFTVASAAVVSAPTVTVTAPASGATVSGTFSVTATATAGTGASISSVDLKVDSVSVGAKTVSPYTWSINSASYTNAAHTLNITATDSAGRKGYAQISVTVSNAALLPPTVSITTPASGATLTGTATITATATPSGTATVSSVALSIDGTSVGTKTSSPYTWSVNTAIYAKGAHTILVAATDSNAKQGTAQISVTVNNDPASVTITSPTNGATVSGTVSVSASGTPPAGQTLTNMELKVDGVSKGAVTAAPYTWSVNTNDLANGQHIYNVTSTSSLGSKSYRQISVTYNNQPIAVVISSPANGAIMAGTASVAASISSAQTVTFGSLYVDGALFNNKTAAPFSWSVSTLTLANGQHTLSVVGGDSAGRIARQQISVTVNNAPVSVTFTAPANGAIIKGTMTVSANALSSATVSWVRLTMDGKLIGNKTAAQYTWSIASTGYSDGQHTLLVEMMDSLGRKASSQIVVTFNNSGTAVPVPVVTVTNPTNGASISGDVTVTAQVTSAKAITNVVLTMDGKVIGQKTASPYTWTLSTATLVDGQHALNVSATDSGGKIGYNLITVQTGNPPPSVQITSPTSGQDLVRTFFVNATVTGQSIRYASLNIDGAQVGNKTAAPFTWTWDSSKLANGVHNITIVAMDGNGKRGSQSIAVTVGNMAPSVTFASPTDTSVGGKISVTANVTSVDPVKEVVLRIDGNIISSLTVSPYTWSIDTNTYAAGGHNLNLTATNVYGLTSYVEMTVNMDNSPPIVVITSPSENSTVFGNASVAVSVLGSTPVTSVAFSLDGASSGNMTASPYVWSFDSRTLSNGVHNMTAKATDANGKVNASTVLFTVNNSGPVVTIDSPADGTNVSGPTSVSVGVSSLQPVSNVTLKVDGQMISSLNATPYLWLWDTSNYTVGTHELQASAIDANGNMGYRNMTVNVQPGTVSIDLTLPEIGTGIIDLAPTITSGEAIRNVLFILDGNVTGNVTGVPYEYSMDSTLVPDGPHRLNVTAVTTSGLRWFKVFDLNIANGMSGSGGESSGPDLHLSAVDLLIMQALIIITVLALVLKLSHKDKGLRKGLWIRKGKEPATLENETEASEEVK; encoded by the coding sequence TTGAAAAGGAACCTGATCGCCATAGTCCTGGTCGGGGCGGTGATCTTGGCAGCAGCCATGATCGCCCCTGTCCTTGGTTCGCCCGGAGGTGTTGGAAACAAGAACCTCCAAGCCAATAGCTGCTCTGCTCATAATATCGTGAGCACATCGAACACCGTAACGGTGACCGCTTCTAAGCTTAACCCTGCTCCAAGCGAGCAGATCACCGTTACGGCGTCGTTATCCGGTTCGGGTGGGAGTGGTAGTAAAGCGGGCATAGCCCTGTTCACTGCCCTCAGCGGATCGTCCGGAACTGCACCGGCCGACAAAGGCTGGACCATCGTCACGGACCCATCCGGCACGACGTACAACTACAACGAGAAATCATACAGCGGAAGCGCCAGCTTCGCATGGACGATGAAGGCACCGGCCGCCGCTGGGACCTACAGCATCTATGCCAGGGCCTACATGGGCCCGACCTTCAACTATAAGGACGCGGCCGCGCCCCTCACTTTCACTGTAGCCAGCGCCGCCGTGGTAAGTGCACCTACGGTGACTGTCACCGCACCAGCCAGCGGGGCTACCGTAAGTGGCACCTTCTCCGTGACAGCGACGGCGACCGCCGGAACTGGTGCTTCAATATCATCGGTCGACCTCAAGGTCGATTCGGTATCCGTCGGCGCTAAGACCGTATCTCCGTACACATGGAGCATCAATTCGGCAAGCTACACGAACGCAGCCCATACCCTGAACATAACTGCCACCGACAGTGCTGGCCGGAAGGGCTATGCCCAGATCAGCGTGACCGTCAGCAATGCCGCCCTATTGCCACCAACGGTATCGATCACGACGCCGGCGAGCGGCGCCACTCTGACCGGGACCGCCACGATCACCGCGACGGCAACACCATCAGGGACGGCCACAGTCAGCTCTGTGGCCCTTTCAATCGACGGGACGTCGGTAGGCACCAAGACATCCTCTCCCTACACGTGGAGCGTCAATACCGCCATCTATGCGAAGGGAGCGCACACGATCCTCGTGGCCGCCACCGATTCGAACGCCAAGCAAGGCACGGCGCAGATATCGGTGACCGTCAACAACGATCCAGCATCGGTGACAATCACCTCGCCGACCAACGGTGCCACCGTGAGCGGGACGGTCTCCGTCAGCGCTTCAGGCACGCCTCCGGCGGGACAGACATTGACCAACATGGAGCTGAAGGTGGATGGCGTTTCGAAGGGGGCGGTGACCGCCGCCCCTTACACCTGGAGCGTCAACACCAACGACCTGGCCAACGGTCAGCATATCTACAATGTCACCTCGACCAGTTCCCTCGGGAGCAAATCCTACAGGCAGATATCGGTGACCTACAACAACCAGCCGATCGCGGTCGTCATCAGTTCACCCGCTAACGGAGCGATAATGGCCGGAACGGCAAGCGTGGCCGCATCGATCTCCAGCGCACAGACGGTGACCTTCGGCTCACTGTACGTCGATGGTGCACTGTTCAACAACAAGACGGCGGCGCCATTCAGCTGGAGCGTTAGCACGCTCACCCTGGCCAACGGTCAGCATACTCTGTCGGTGGTCGGCGGCGACTCTGCCGGCAGGATCGCCAGGCAGCAGATCAGCGTGACGGTGAACAATGCTCCCGTTTCGGTGACCTTTACCGCGCCGGCGAACGGGGCGATCATCAAGGGCACCATGACGGTCTCAGCCAACGCACTGTCCAGCGCGACCGTGTCGTGGGTAAGGCTGACCATGGACGGGAAACTGATCGGCAACAAGACCGCCGCCCAGTATACCTGGTCGATCGCATCGACGGGCTATTCTGATGGCCAGCACACCCTGCTGGTCGAAATGATGGATTCCCTCGGCAGGAAAGCGTCCAGCCAGATCGTGGTAACGTTCAACAACTCGGGAACGGCGGTGCCGGTCCCGGTCGTTACTGTAACGAACCCGACGAATGGCGCCTCGATCTCGGGTGACGTCACCGTCACCGCCCAGGTCACCTCGGCGAAGGCCATCACCAACGTGGTGCTGACCATGGATGGGAAGGTGATCGGTCAAAAGACCGCATCTCCCTATACCTGGACGCTCAGCACCGCCACCCTGGTCGATGGTCAGCACGCGTTGAACGTTTCTGCCACCGATTCGGGCGGTAAGATCGGGTACAACCTCATCACCGTGCAGACGGGCAACCCGCCGCCATCGGTGCAGATCACCTCGCCTACGAGCGGTCAGGACCTGGTCAGGACGTTCTTCGTGAACGCGACCGTGACCGGTCAATCGATACGCTATGCGTCCCTGAACATCGACGGAGCACAGGTCGGCAACAAGACCGCTGCCCCGTTCACCTGGACCTGGGACAGTTCCAAATTGGCCAACGGGGTCCATAACATCACCATAGTGGCGATGGACGGTAACGGAAAGCGCGGATCGCAGAGCATCGCCGTGACGGTGGGCAACATGGCCCCGTCGGTGACCTTTGCCTCTCCCACCGATACCAGCGTCGGTGGGAAGATCAGTGTCACGGCCAATGTCACGTCGGTCGATCCGGTCAAGGAAGTGGTGTTGAGAATCGACGGGAACATCATCTCCAGCTTGACCGTGTCCCCGTACACTTGGAGCATCGATACGAACACGTATGCCGCCGGAGGGCACAATCTTAACCTGACGGCGACGAACGTCTACGGTCTGACCTCCTATGTGGAGATGACGGTCAACATGGACAACTCTCCCCCAATCGTGGTGATAACCAGTCCGTCAGAGAACTCCACCGTGTTCGGGAATGCGAGCGTGGCGGTGTCGGTCCTCGGGTCGACCCCGGTCACATCCGTCGCGTTCTCTCTGGACGGAGCCTCGTCCGGTAACATGACCGCGTCGCCGTATGTCTGGAGCTTCGACTCCAGAACGCTCTCCAACGGGGTCCATAATATGACCGCAAAGGCGACCGATGCCAACGGCAAGGTGAATGCCAGCACCGTTCTCTTTACGGTGAACAACAGTGGACCGGTCGTTACGATCGACTCACCTGCCGACGGGACCAACGTCAGCGGGCCGACGTCGGTCTCGGTCGGGGTCTCTTCGCTCCAGCCGGTCAGCAATGTCACGCTGAAGGTGGATGGACAGATGATCTCCAGCCTTAACGCCACACCCTACCTGTGGCTGTGGGACACCTCCAACTATACCGTCGGGACCCATGAGCTGCAGGCATCGGCCATTGACGCCAATGGCAACATGGGCTACCGGAACATGACCGTGAACGTTCAACCGGGCACCGTCAGCATCGACCTTACACTGCCGGAGATCGGAACGGGCATCATCGATCTGGCCCCGACGATAACGTCCGGGGAAGCGATCAGGAACGTGCTGTTCATCCTGGATGGCAACGTCACCGGGAACGTGACCGGGGTTCCATACGAATATTCGATGGACTCGACACTGGTCCCGGACGGTCCCCATAGGCTGAACGTGACCGCGGTCACCACCTCAGGCCTCCGATGGTTCAAGGTGTTCGACCTGAACATAGCCAACGGCATGAGCGGCTCCGGCGGGGAATCGAGCGGGCCTGACCTGCACCTAAGCGCCGTGGACCTGTTGATCATGCAGGCGTTGATAATAATCACCGTCCTGGCCCTGGTGCTGAAGCTGAGCCACAAGGACAAGGGCCTCAGAAAGGGGCTTTGGATCAGGAAGGGAAAGGAACCGGCGACACTGGAGAACGAAACCGAGGCCAGCGAGGAAGTGAAGTAG
- a CDS encoding 4Fe-4S binding protein, giving the protein MKLNKGLKVLKRHKWRYLSILAGFFLFVAPFAFVSRAVYWLMGSDLVASVHTVCFRMPLIWLSKSCPFLIDYWTATFFFIIVVVVAFFASPIWCGWLCPIGGISEGLSRLIPIPDRYKLFVKNTRVTVGLRYGFLAGFLLVAFFIGLRSVEYQFGGVTARYCPEYITQSVSYLLFGGGPFIDPWNSGIILTLIAWIVIGGLFFVGGRGWCLFFCPLGAASGLACKVGNAVGTLGIAFDPHQCRGCKRCQTKCPMWAIREDGTIEKSLCIGCKECVKSCTFKAYKYTRMRRKHDRTE; this is encoded by the coding sequence ATGAAATTGAATAAAGGACTGAAGGTGCTGAAACGGCACAAGTGGAGGTACCTCTCCATCCTGGCCGGTTTCTTCCTCTTCGTAGCCCCGTTCGCGTTCGTAAGCCGCGCAGTATACTGGCTGATGGGAAGCGATCTGGTCGCCAGCGTGCACACCGTCTGCTTCCGCATGCCATTGATCTGGCTCAGCAAGAGCTGTCCCTTCCTGATCGATTACTGGACGGCCACGTTCTTCTTCATCATCGTCGTGGTGGTGGCGTTCTTCGCCAGCCCGATCTGGTGTGGATGGCTCTGCCCCATTGGAGGCATCTCCGAAGGGCTGAGCAGGCTGATCCCGATACCGGACCGATATAAGCTGTTCGTGAAGAACACCCGGGTGACGGTCGGTCTGCGGTATGGGTTCCTGGCCGGTTTCCTGCTGGTGGCGTTCTTCATCGGCCTACGCTCGGTGGAGTACCAGTTCGGCGGGGTCACCGCCCGGTATTGCCCCGAGTACATCACCCAGAGCGTCTCGTACCTGCTGTTCGGCGGAGGGCCGTTCATCGACCCATGGAACAGCGGGATAATATTGACCCTGATCGCATGGATCGTGATCGGAGGGCTGTTCTTCGTCGGCGGTAGGGGCTGGTGCCTCTTCTTCTGCCCGCTGGGCGCGGCCTCCGGCCTGGCCTGCAAGGTCGGCAACGCCGTCGGCACGCTAGGGATCGCGTTCGACCCGCACCAGTGCCGGGGCTGCAAGCGGTGCCAAACGAAATGCCCGATGTGGGCCATCCGGGAGGATGGCACGATCGAGAAATCGCTCTGCATAGGCTGCAAGGAATGCGTCAAGTCATGCACGTTCAAGGCCTACAAGTATACCCGGATGAGGAGGAAGCATGACCGGACTGAGTGA